One region of Bacillota bacterium genomic DNA includes:
- a CDS encoding aspartate kinase: protein MALVVHKYGGTSVADISRIRHVASRLIRAREQGHDVVAVVSAMGDATDELLEMARQLTERPTRRELDMLLATGEQVSSALVALAVNSLGYPAVALTGAQGGIITDGGFTRARILRVDPSRIREELARGKIVVVAGFQGIGPGNDITTLGRGGSDATAVALAAALGAPVCDICTDVDGIYTADPRVVRNARKLAVISYEEMMELAYVGARVLQARAVEIASQHRVVIHLRSSFSDEDGTLVKEVPAMENAKPVVGVVHDPDVARVTVLSVPDRPGVAHRIFSALAEAGINVDMIVQSTRHEEYTDVLFTVSRADLPQAMEIVQGVARELGATGCVYDAGVGKVSIVGAGMATHPGVAARMFGALARNGINIQVISTSEIRISCLIDAADLERAVTALHDEFELGLP, encoded by the coding sequence TTGGCGCTGGTGGTGCACAAGTACGGAGGTACATCGGTAGCAGACATTTCTCGCATCCGTCACGTGGCGTCGCGCCTGATCCGGGCCAGGGAACAGGGCCACGATGTGGTGGCAGTGGTTTCCGCCATGGGTGACGCCACTGACGAACTCCTCGAGATGGCGCGACAACTGACCGAGCGTCCTACCCGGCGGGAACTAGACATGTTGCTTGCCACGGGGGAGCAGGTGTCCAGCGCGCTCGTGGCCCTGGCGGTGAACTCCCTGGGATACCCGGCAGTGGCACTGACGGGTGCCCAGGGAGGCATCATCACCGACGGCGGCTTCACCCGGGCCCGCATCCTGCGGGTGGATCCCAGCCGCATCCGGGAAGAACTGGCCCGGGGCAAGATCGTGGTGGTGGCCGGGTTCCAGGGCATCGGCCCTGGCAACGACATCACCACCCTGGGCCGGGGAGGTTCCGATGCCACCGCGGTGGCGCTGGCGGCCGCCCTGGGCGCTCCGGTTTGCGACATCTGCACCGACGTGGACGGGATCTACACCGCCGACCCCCGGGTGGTCCGCAACGCCCGCAAGCTGGCGGTCATCTCCTACGAGGAGATGATGGAGCTGGCCTACGTGGGGGCCCGGGTGCTGCAGGCCCGGGCGGTAGAGATAGCAAGCCAGCACCGGGTGGTGATTCACCTGCGGTCGAGCTTCTCGGATGAGGACGGTACCCTGGTCAAGGAGGTCCCCGCAATGGAAAACGCCAAGCCGGTGGTGGGGGTGGTACACGACCCCGACGTGGCCCGCGTGACGGTGCTGTCTGTCCCGGACCGCCCGGGCGTGGCTCACCGTATCTTCAGCGCCCTGGCCGAGGCGGGCATCAACGTGGACATGATCGTACAGAGCACCCGGCACGAGGAATACACCGATGTGCTGTTCACCGTGAGCCGGGCGGACCTGCCCCAGGCCATGGAGATCGTGCAGGGGGTAGCACGGGAACTGGGAGCCACGGGGTGCGTCTACGACGCCGGCGTGGGAAAGGTGTCGATAGTGGGTGCGGGCATGGCCACCCACCCCGGAGTGGCGGCCCGCATGTTCGGGGCACTGGCCCGCAACGGGATCAACATCCAGGTGATATCTACTTCCGAGATCAGGATCTCCTGCCTGATCGACGCCGCCGACCTGGAACGGGCGGTCACGGCCCTCCACGACGAATTCGAACTCGGCCTCCCGTAG